The following proteins are encoded in a genomic region of Oncorhynchus kisutch isolate 150728-3 linkage group LG18, Okis_V2, whole genome shotgun sequence:
- the LOC109909088 gene encoding dual specificity protein phosphatase 14 isoform X1 → MSFSQITQSLYLGGVDTVFKPTGLYSRNITLIVNATAEHPCPQYEGVECFQVPVLDQPHAPLACYFDAVAERIHNNHSGSTLVHCTAGRSRSPTLIMAYLMRYEGVSLRQAHEWVLKYRPHIRPNAGFWRQLMEYERRLYGKNTVRMAATSCGVLPEALDGQEAIYCVNG, encoded by the coding sequence ATGTCATTCTCCCAGATCACCCAGTCTTTGTATCTGGGTGGTGTGGACACAGTCTTCAAGCCCACCGGTCTCTACAGTAGGAACATAACTCTGATTGTCAACGCCACTGCAGAGCACCCCTGTCCTCAGTATGAGGGGGTGGAGTGTTTCCAGGTACCCGTACTGGACCAGCCTCACGCCCCCCTGGCCTGCTACTTCGATGCTGTTGCAGAACGTATCCATAACAACCACTCAGGGAGTACGCTGGTCCACTGCACTGCAGGCCGGAGTCGTTCTCCTACCCTGATCATGGCTTACCTGATGCGGTATGAGGGGGTATCACTGCGCCAGGCCCATGAGTGGGTCCTGAAGTACAGACCTCATATCCGACCCAATGCTGGTTTCTGGAGGCAGCTGATGGAGTATGAGAGGAGGCTCTATGGGAAGAATACTGTGAGGATGGCTGCTACCTCCTGTGGTGTGCTGCCTGAGGCTCTGGATGGACAGGAGGCTATTTACTGTGTGAATGGCTGA
- the LOC109909088 gene encoding dual specificity protein phosphatase 14 isoform X2, whose translation MRQSGSCQCPFPMSFSQITQSLYLGGVDTVFKPTGLYSRNITLIVNATAEHPCPQYEGVECFQVPVLDQPHAPLACYFDAVAERIHNNHSGSTLVHCTAGRSRSPTLIMAYLMRYEGVSLRQAHEWVLKYRPHIRPNAGFWRQLMEYERRLYGKNTVRMAATSCGVLPEALDGQEAIYCVNG comes from the exons A TGAGACAGTCGGGCAGCTGTCAATGTCCATTCCCCATGTCATTCTCCCAGATCACCCAGTCTTTGTATCTGGGTGGTGTGGACACAGTCTTCAAGCCCACCGGTCTCTACAGTAGGAACATAACTCTGATTGTCAACGCCACTGCAGAGCACCCCTGTCCTCAGTATGAGGGGGTGGAGTGTTTCCAGGTACCCGTACTGGACCAGCCTCACGCCCCCCTGGCCTGCTACTTCGATGCTGTTGCAGAACGTATCCATAACAACCACTCAGGGAGTACGCTGGTCCACTGCACTGCAGGCCGGAGTCGTTCTCCTACCCTGATCATGGCTTACCTGATGCGGTATGAGGGGGTATCACTGCGCCAGGCCCATGAGTGGGTCCTGAAGTACAGACCTCATATCCGACCCAATGCTGGTTTCTGGAGGCAGCTGATGGAGTATGAGAGGAGGCTCTATGGGAAGAATACTGTGAGGATGGCTGCTACCTCCTGTGGTGTGCTGCCTGAGGCTCTGGATGGACAGGAGGCTATTTACTGTGTGAATGGCTGA